The genomic stretch CGGCGAGCGCCGAGGATCATGTGGCGACACTGCGCGAACGCGAGGAGGAGGCGCGCGAGGAACTCGTCGACCTGGAGGCTGCGCCCGAGGAATTCGAGGAGCGCCGCCGCATGCTTCTGACCGAGCTGCAGAAGGCGGAAGAGGCGCGGCGCGGCGCCGCCGATCGCCTTGCGGAAGCCGAGACGCGGCAGCGCGAAGCGGACCGGCTGGCAGCCACAGCGCTCTCGGAGCTTGCCGAAGCCCGCGAGAAACGAGGTCGCGCCGAAGAGCGGCTCGTATCTGCTGCCGAACGTCGTCACGACAGCGAGGTCGCGATCCAGCAGGCGCTCGGAGTAGCCCCGCATGAAGTGCTGCGGCTTGCCGGTCTGGCGCCGGGCGCAGAGCTTCCCGACATGCGCGAAATCGAGCGCGAGGTGGATCGCCTGAAGATGGAGCGGGAGCGGTTGGGCGCCGTAAACCTGCGCGCGGACGAGGAGCAGAAGGAGCTTTCGGACAAGCTAGACGCGCTGATCCGCGAACGGGACGATGTCATCGATGCCGTCCGCAAGCTGCGCGGAGCGATCCAGAGCCTCAATCGTGAGGGGCGCGAGCGGCTGATCGCCGCCTTCGACGTCGTCAATACCGAGTTTCAGCGGCTGTTTACCCATCTCTTCGGCGGCGGGACTGCCGAACTGCAACTGATCGAATCGGACGATCCGCTGGAGGCTGGCCTCGAGATCCTGGCCCGGCCGCCGGGCAAGAAGCCGCAGACCATGACGCTCCTGTCGGGGGGCGAACAGGCGCTGACTGCAATGGCCCTGATCTTTGCGGTCTTCCTCACCAACCCGGCACCAATCTGTGTGCTCGACGAAGTGGACGCGCCGCTCGACGATCATAACGTGGAACGCTACTGCAACCTGATGGACGAGATGGCTGCCTCCACCGAGACCCGCTTCGTCATCATCACCCACAACCCCATCACCATGGCCCGGATGAACCGGCTCTTCGGGGTCACCATGGCGGAGCAGGGCGTTTCGCAGCTCGTATCCGTTGACCTGCAGACGGCCGAACTGTTGCGCGAGGCGGTCTAACCGGCGCAATTGTTGCGTCGCAACATAATCCAACCTTCATGCGTTTTCAAAAGGCTGCAAAAGCTGTATTCGTCCTGAGACAAGCGAGGCGGGTGGAGAGCGTTTGATGAAGAAGTGGGTTTACCGCTTCGGTGGAGGAAAGGCCGAGGGAGGCGTGGCCGATGTCGCGATGCTGGGCGGCAAGGGTGCCAACCTAGCAGAGATGGCAAGCCTTGGGCTTCCCGTTCCTCCCGGCCTGACGATCGTTACCGACGCGTGTGCCTGGTATTTCGAGAACGGCAACACCCTTCCCGACGGGCTGAAGGAACAGGTCCTGGAGGGAATTTCCGCCATGGAGGCGGAGACCGGCAGGAGCTTCGGCGGCTCGACCCGTCCGCTCCTCCTGTCCATCCGCTCGGGCGCCCGTGCATCCATGCCCGGCATGATGGACACGGTCCTCAACCTCGGACTGAATGACGAGACGGTTCAGGCGCTCGGCCACGATGCCGGCGACGCCCGTTTCGCCTGGGACAGCTACCGGCGCTTCATTCAGATGTATGCCGATGTCGTCATGGGACTGGACCATGAGGTCTTCGAGGAAATTCTCGAGGACGAGAAGGCCCGGTATGGCCATGAATACGACACCGATCTTTCCTCCGTCGAATGGCAGCACGTCGTCAGCCTGTACAAGCAGGTGATCGAGGAGGAATTGGGCGAGAGCTTCCCGCAGGATCCGCACGTGCAGCTCTGGCAGGCGATTGCCGGGGTCTTCTCGAGCTGGACCAATCCCCGCGCCACGACCTATCGCAGCCTCCACCGCATCCCCGAACACTGGGGCACGGCCGTCAACGTGCAGGCCATGGTCTTCGGCAATCTCGGTTCCTCCTCGGCGACCGGTGTCGCCTTCACGCGCAATCCCTCCACTGGCAGGAAGGAGCTTTACGGCGAGTTCCTGGTCAATGCGCAGGGCGAGGATGTCGTGGCGGGGATCAGAACCCCTCATTCGCTCACCGAGGAGGGGCGTATCTCCTCCGGCTCCGACAAGCCGTCGATGGAAAAGCTGATGCCGGACACGTTCCGCGAATTCAAGGCGATCTGCGCTCGGCTGGAAGCCCATTATCGAGACATGCAGGATCTCGAGTTCACGGTCGAGCGCGGCAAGCTCTGGATGCTGCAGACCCGTTCCGGCAAGCGCACCACGCGTGCCGCCCTGAAGATCGCCGTCGATCTGGTGGACGAGGGCGTGATTACGCAGGAGGAGGCGGTGTCGCGCATCGAGCCACCCTCGCTCGACCAGCTCCTGCATCCGACCATCGATCCCAAGGTCGAACGGGTGGTGTTGGGATCCGGCCTGCCCGCATCCCCCGGTGCGGCGGCTGGGGAGATCGTCTTTACGGCAGAGGAGGCAGTGGAGGCCGAGGCTGCAGGCCGCAAGGTCATCCTGGTGCGGATCGAGACGAGCCCGGAGGACATCCACGGCATGCATGCGGCCGAGGCCATCCTGACGACCCGAGGCGGGATGACCAGCCATGCGGCCGTCGTGGCCCGCGGTATGGGCATCCCCTGCGTCGTCGGGGCAGGCACGATAAGGGTTGATCTGCGCAACGAGCAATTGCTGTGTCCCGGTGGCGTGATCCTCGGTCGCGGCGACACGATCACCCTCGACGGCTCGTCGGGGCAGGTGCTTCGCGGCAACGTGCCGATGATCCAGCCGGAGCTTTCCGGCGATTTCGGCCGCCTCATGGAATGGGCCGACAAGGCGCGCCGCATGTCCGTGCGCACGAACGCCGACACGCCGCAGGACGCCCGCTCGGCACG from Pseudorhizobium banfieldiae encodes the following:
- the ppdK gene encoding pyruvate, phosphate dikinase, producing the protein MKKWVYRFGGGKAEGGVADVAMLGGKGANLAEMASLGLPVPPGLTIVTDACAWYFENGNTLPDGLKEQVLEGISAMEAETGRSFGGSTRPLLLSIRSGARASMPGMMDTVLNLGLNDETVQALGHDAGDARFAWDSYRRFIQMYADVVMGLDHEVFEEILEDEKARYGHEYDTDLSSVEWQHVVSLYKQVIEEELGESFPQDPHVQLWQAIAGVFSSWTNPRATTYRSLHRIPEHWGTAVNVQAMVFGNLGSSSATGVAFTRNPSTGRKELYGEFLVNAQGEDVVAGIRTPHSLTEEGRISSGSDKPSMEKLMPDTFREFKAICARLEAHYRDMQDLEFTVERGKLWMLQTRSGKRTTRAALKIAVDLVDEGVITQEEAVSRIEPPSLDQLLHPTIDPKVERVVLGSGLPASPGAAAGEIVFTAEEAVEAEAAGRKVILVRIETSPEDIHGMHAAEAILTTRGGMTSHAAVVARGMGIPCVVGAGTIRVDLRNEQLLCPGGVILGRGDTITLDGSSGQVLRGNVPMIQPELSGDFGRLMEWADKARRMSVRTNADTPQDARSARSFGAEGIGLCRTEHMFFEGDRIQVMREMILAEDEAGRREALDRLLPMQRSDFTELFAIMHGLPVTIRLLDPPLHEFLPKSDEEITEVARAMDLEPAFLRRRIDALHEFNPMLGHRGCRLAISYPEIAAMQARAIFEAAVAAARSTGEAVELEIMVPLVGLRSELDYVKDCIDRVASEVSREAGMSINYLAGTMIELPRAALRAHVIAETAEFFSFGTNDLTQTTFGMSRDDAAAFIPTYQRKGILDEDPFVSLDFDGVGELIRIAAERGRATRPSLKLGICGEHGGDPASITFCEQTGLDYVSCSPFRVPIARLAAAQAAIAQRRGSASRTG